One stretch of Euphorbia lathyris chromosome 7, ddEupLath1.1, whole genome shotgun sequence DNA includes these proteins:
- the LOC136234918 gene encoding small ribosomal subunit protein uS13m-like, with amino-acid sequence MMFGHRGSVRLLADIKQRLLNNFPLHSQRVQCLHVGNTNIPDNKRLEVALQYISGIGRRRAHQILVDLSIENKHTKDLTGLELHFLKDEVSKYITGQDLKRCVQGDIQRLMGVQSYRGYNHACSLPCRGQRTSTNARTKKGQRNIDKTRYQSLAESMQRCQGRS; translated from the exons ATGATGTTTGGTCACCGTGGATCGGTTCGACTACTTGCCGATATCAAACAGCGCCTCCTGAACAATTTCCCG TTACACAGTCAAAGGGTGCAATGCCTTCATGTCGGTAATACGAATATCCCGGATAATAAAAGATTGGAGGTTGCTCTTCAGTATATAAGCGGAATTGGCCGACGTAGAGCTCATCAAATCCTTGTTGACCTAAGCATAGAGAACAAACATACCAAGGACTTGACTGGGTTGGAACTCCACTTTCTTAAAGATGAAGTTTCCAAATATATCACTGGACAAGATTTA AAGCGATGTGTTCAAGGCGATATACAGAGATTGATGGGCGTTCAGTCCTACAGAGGGTATAATCATGCTTGCTCATTGCCATGCAGAGGACAGCGCACTAGCACCAATGCTCGGACCAAGAAGG GACAAAGAAACATCGATAAAACCAGGTATCAGTCTCTGGCCGAATCGATGCAGAGATGTCAAGGGAGAAGCTAA